CCTGTAGTTCTGACTTGAAATGACTGCGGCCCAGTTTCGTCTGTGGTTTTGCGTTCAGATCTCCACTTTTAAATGTGAATTCAAGTGGTTGGAAATCCTTCCTTTCAGTTACCACTTCAATTGTCATAATCGATTGTCTCTTAGTGGACAGTTTCTATTTTGAATCATAAGCATGTTGTCTCGTTTTGTTCCTTCATCTcccttctttcttctccgtcGCGGCTACTCCACGGTTCGTGCTACCGAAGGAGTGTTGAAGACACCTTTATACGATGATCATGTTGCGTTAGGTGCCAAGATGGTTCCTTTCGCAGGCTATTCTATGCCTGTGCTATACGACGGTCAATCCCATAATGAATCGCATATGTGGACCAGATCTAACTGCGGTGTCTTCGATGTTTCCCATATGCTTCAACATAGAATTACCGGTGAAAAGGCCACCGACTTTTTGCAGAAGGTTTGTCCCACCGATTTTGCTGCACTTCAACCTTTTCAATTCAGTCTTAGTACTCTATTGAACGAGAATGGTGGTATTGTTGATGACTGTATTGTCACCAAGCATGCAAATGACTCCTTCTACATGGTCACCAATGCTGCATGCAGAAGTAAGGACACTCAATTTATTGATGGAGAGTTGCAAAATTTTCAAGGAGGTACTTCTGGGGTGAAGCACAACACATTCGAAGGAGTGTTGCTTGCTATCCAAGGCCCCAAAGCACACGATGTTATGGCTAGATTCACCAATGACAGTTTAAATGATCTATACTTCGGTCATTCTAGGTTCATCaaacttgaaggatttggaaCAAACGAAAAAGTACATGTGGCTAGGAGTGGATACACTGGAGAAGATGGTTTTGAAATCTCTATTCCAGACGAGAAAGTTGGGGTTGAGTTCTTTCGTGCACTAATGGAACAGCAAGAGGTTAAGCCAATTGGCTTGGCCGCTAGAGATTCCTTGAGACTAGAGGCCGGAATGTGTTTGTATGGCAATGAGTTGAACGATGTTACAACCCCTGTAGACGGGTCGTTAACTTGGTTAGTTTCCAAAAGCAGAAGAACAGCTGAAGGTGCAACTTTCAATGGTGCCGTGAAGATTATTTCCCAAATCGCCAATCCAAAAACTGTCCCCGCTAAGAGAGTTGGTATCACATCTAAAGGACCTTCCCCCAGACATGGTAACAAGATCGTGTCTGCCGAGGACCCCAAAAAACAAATTGGTGAGATCACCTCTGGCTCATTCTCTCCATCTTTAGGATACAACGTGGCTCAGGCTTACATCCACAAGCCATATCATAAAAAGGGTACAGAAGTTTTGGTGGAGATTAGAGGTCGTCTTAGGAAAGCCAAGGTCAGTAAGATGCCTTTTATTGAGGATCATTATTATAGAGAGAATTAAGTAAtcaagtttttttttctaattAATTGAGAAAGCTGACGCGAAAAAAACTAATAATTATGAGAATTGAATAGAAACGCGAAAAGTgatcaaaagaaaactGGATCGCGAAATGAGGAGAGTGAAAGGAACGCGAAAAGAATGCGTTATAGATTCATCGCTGCGTCTTTCACATCTTACTATCTGTCGGTCATGTATATCAAACGAATCACTATTCAGGGATTCAAATCTTACAAGAACGAGACTATCATTGACTCGTTTTCTCCCCACCATAATGTGGTTGTGGGAAGAAACGGATCAGGTAAGTCGAACTTCTTTGCAGCTGTGAGATTTGTTCTCTCAGATGCATATACAAATATGactagagaagaaaggcAATCACTTATACATGAGGGTTCCGGCACTGTTATGTCGGCCTACGTAGAAATTGTGTTTGATAACACCGATCGTCGTATTCCAATTGATAAAGATGAGCTGTCTATTCGTCGTACTATTGGTATGAAGAAAGACGACTATTCTCTCAATTCCCGATCGGCCACAAAAACCGATATTATGAATTTACTTGAGAGTGCAGGTTTCTCCAAATCTAACCCCTACTATATTGTTCCACAAGGAAGAGTAACTGCAATCACCAACTCGAAGGACTCTGAGAAATTGGAGCTATTGAAAGAGGTTGCAGGAGCTGAAGTCTttgagaaaaaattgaaggattctACCAGAGAGATGAACTCTGCTAATAAGAAGCAGGAAcagattgatgagatgCTTAGGTATATCGACAGCAGGCTTTCCGATCTTAATATGGAAAAGGATAGTTTAAAGTCTTTTGAGAAGTACaataataagaagaaggtgcTTGAATTCAGTTTGCTCGATCGGGAGATGAAGACCTTGACTCAACAGATTGATTCGATTGAAAATGACTATGCAGATTCTCTACAGGAGTCAAATTCTGCTGTCCAAGAGCTTAATATTCGAGAAAAAGTCATTAAGAAACTTCAGGCCAAGCTAGCCGACTTGAATTCTGACCGAAAGTTGGTGGATATAGATAGGCAAGAGAGCTGTAGACAAGTTGAGGATATCCTTTTAAAAGTTGGAGAGACTAAAGCTCATGTTAAGTCCGTCCAATTGGAGGAGGCTTCTTTCAACGGAAACGATGCACTTAAATTGGAGGAGGCAAGGCAAGGTATCtctgagaaaagagagcAATTGCAGGAGCTTACGCCGGAATATGAAGCTTTAAAAAATCAGGAGAAAAGCCTCaaggaggagttgaagaacaTGCAACTTGAGCAGAGATCATTACTCTCCAAATGGGGTAGAAATGCTCAATTTTCGTCCAAGCAGCAAAGAGATGAGTGGATTGGACATGAGATGGATGGACTCAAAAAATCTTTGAACGATAAGAAAAATGAATTGCGCTCCTTAGAAGATGTGGTTGAGTCCGTCACTACTGATGTTGATTCcaagaaagcagaaaggGAAAAGCTTTCTGATATTCGTCAATTAACTAGTGACATTTTCGACGTTGAGAAGGTTCTCTATGATTTCAAACTTAAGTGCTCGTCAATGATTGATGAGAGAAAGCAATTgtggagagaagagagtaaACTTATAAGCATCATGGAAACCTATAAAGAGGAGAAGTCTAAAGCACAGGAAGAATTAAACGAAACCATGGATAGCTCCATTTCTAAGGGTCTTGAAGCTGTACACAGCATTACCAACAGATTGAAGTTGAGTGGTGTCTATGGATCTCTGGGAGAACTAATCGATGTTAGCCAGAAATATAAAACAGCTGTGGAGGTTGTGGGTGGTAATGCCTTGTTCTATGTTGTTGTTAATAACGATCAGACCGCTTCTCTAATTATGGAACAGCTCATATCTGAAAAGGCAGGACGTGTCACCTTTATGCCTCTTAATAAGCTTAGCAATAAGTCTGTCGAATACCCTAAAGGTGACGATTCAGTGCCGc
The sequence above is a segment of the Brettanomyces nanus chromosome 4, complete sequence genome. Coding sequences within it:
- a CDS encoding uncharacterized protein (BUSCO:EOG09342ZRY), with product MLSRFVPSSPFFLLRRGYSTVRATEGVLKTPLYDDHVALGAKMVPFAGYSMPVLYDGQSHNESHMWTRSNCGVFDVSHMLQHRITGEKATDFLQKVCPTDFAALQPFQFSLSTLLNENGGIVDDCIVTKHANDSFYMVTNAACRSKDTQFIDGELQNFQGGTSGVKHNTFEGVLLAIQGPKAHDVMARFTNDSLNDLYFGHSRFIKLEGFGTNEKVHVARSGYTGEDGFEISIPDEKVGVEFFRALMEQQEVKPIGLAARDSLRLEAGMCLYGNELNDVTTPVDGSLTWLVSKSRRTAEGATFNGAVKIISQIANPKTVPAKRVGITSKGPSPRHGNKIVSAEDPKKQIGEITSGSFSPSLGYNVAQAYIHKPYHKKGTEVLVEIRGRLRKAKVSKMPFIEDHYYREN